In Neptuniibacter halophilus, the genomic stretch CTTCTGCACCGGTTGAAAATTCACGTTTTTCCAGAGCATGCAGGGTATGGTAGTTAGACAGGGTAAAGGTGATACTGCCCAGCATGAAATGCAAGCGCCAGAAGAACTCATCGTCCTCCATCGGCGCGGCATCATGACGTAGCAACCGGATGAAAGGCATCAGCTTACTCTGGTAGCGACCCAGCAGGAATTCACGCAGCTCTTCCTGATTTTTCATATAGGAGAGCTCAAGCAAACGCATAAATACCGCCAGTGCATTTACGTTTTCACGGTTAACCACCAGCAACGCCCGCATCAGCATCTCCAGCAGCTCTTCTAGTGAAGGCTGGCCGGCAGAAGTCACTGAGAGGCGCTCATCCAGCATCGATTCAAGCTGACTGCACAACGGATTGAGAAACTTCTCAGCGACCGCCTGGATCAGCCCTTTTTTAGAACCAAAGTGATAGTTAATTGCTGCCAGGTTCACTTCAGCACGACTGGTAATCTGACGCACAGTGGTCTCGGTAAAACCCTGCTCTGCAAATAGCGATTCTGCAGCCTTGACGATACTTGCGGATGTCCCTTTGTGTTGCATCAGTTCTCCAAACCAGCGTTTAAAACAGTAAACCGTAGATTATAACGGCAATACCGGCACTGAAATCAAGTCAGATAATACCTTTAGCGAGTCCAGGTGCGGGCCTGAGTAAGGCGCCCCCACCAACGCGTCAACACGCGATCACCGGAATCGACCGCCAGATCAGATATTTTATCCTGCAGGCTTTTCTTCTCTTCATAACGAACAATAAAGATATCGGCCTGATCCGCTGCATCCATCAGGTATTGATCTGAAGTAGACAACTCATCGATCAGCTTATTTTCCAGCGCCTGCTTACCAAACCAGATCTCACCGGTGGCAACAGAATTAATATCGACCTGTGGCCGATATTCCTGAACAAAACCTTTAAACAGATCGTGGGTTTCCTCCAGTTCCTGAACAAATTTTTCACGCCCTTTTTCCGTGTTCTCGCCGAATACGGTCAGGGTGCGCTTGTATTCACCGGCGGTCAGCACTTCGTAGTCGATATCATTCTTTTTCAGCAAGCGGTGGAAATTCGGCAACTGCGCAATAACACCAATCGAACCCACGATCGCAAATGGTGCCGCTAACAGTTTATCTGCAAGGCAGGCCATCATGTATCCACCGCTGGCAGCCACCCGGTCAACACAGATCGTCAATGGAATCTGCTTGCGCTTAATCCGCTCAATCTGAGACGAAGCAAGACCATATTCATGCACCATACCGCCGGGGCTTTCCAGACGGATAACGATCTCGTCTTCAGCTTCTGCCAGTAACAGGACGGCCGAGATCTCCTGACGCAGCGGTTCCACTTCACTGGCTTTTACATCGCCGTCAAAATCAAGCACGAAGATCCGCTTGCGATGCGCCTCTTCCTCTTCAGGCTGCTTGTTTTTCTTACGTGCTTTTTTCTCTTCTTTCTCTTTCTTCTTCTCGGCTTTGTGCAGCGCTTTGAGCTCCTCTTTATCGAGAATGGCGTCTTCCAGCGCCTCTTTCATATCCAGCAGCTCATCATTGAAGTGAATCACTTCAATATCCCCGTGTTTTGCATCTTTACGGGAACGGGAGGAGACCACGGCGATGCCAGCCACCAGCGCGATAATTGCGAAAACCACAGTGACAGATTTAGCCAGAAACAGACCGTAATCAGTGAAAAACTCAACCACAGAGAAAACTCCGAAATTAACTATAGGAAGAAGGTGAGCTAATGTATCATACTTCCCTCCGTTACCCACCTAGTTTAAGGCTCAGACATGCCCCAAGAG encodes the following:
- a CDS encoding TetR/AcrR family transcriptional regulator, with amino-acid sequence MQHKGTSASIVKAAESLFAEQGFTETTVRQITSRAEVNLAAINYHFGSKKGLIQAVAEKFLNPLCSQLESMLDERLSVTSAGQPSLEELLEMLMRALLVVNRENVNALAVFMRLLELSYMKNQEELREFLLGRYQSKLMPFIRLLRHDAAPMEDDEFFWRLHFMLGSITFTLSNYHTLHALEKREFSTGAEVEIILHRMIPVLSAGLQARADKTYFCRL
- the sohB gene encoding protease SohB; translation: MVEFFTDYGLFLAKSVTVVFAIIALVAGIAVVSSRSRKDAKHGDIEVIHFNDELLDMKEALEDAILDKEELKALHKAEKKKEKEEKKARKKNKQPEEEEAHRKRIFVLDFDGDVKASEVEPLRQEISAVLLLAEAEDEIVIRLESPGGMVHEYGLASSQIERIKRKQIPLTICVDRVAASGGYMMACLADKLLAAPFAIVGSIGVIAQLPNFHRLLKKNDIDYEVLTAGEYKRTLTVFGENTEKGREKFVQELEETHDLFKGFVQEYRPQVDINSVATGEIWFGKQALENKLIDELSTSDQYLMDAADQADIFIVRYEEKKSLQDKISDLAVDSGDRVLTRWWGRLTQARTWTR